One Parageobacillus sp. KH3-4 genomic region harbors:
- a CDS encoding oxidoreductase: MTLTFHLEVLALECRRALLIGASGLVGSELLTLLLGSDIYKQVTILVRRPLPVHHEKLRQVVIDFNKLESYERYFRVDDVFCCLGTTRKKAKTRQQFIQVDYEYTLRAAVLAEKCRVRSFLTVSALGANPRSLFFYYRVKGETEEALQRLSIPSLHIFRPSLLLGKRREFRFGEKVAGWLLGCLPFLFVGKWEKYKPVEAKQLAFAMFYVATSCQNGTHIYESDQVARIS, translated from the coding sequence ATGACATTGACTTTTCATTTGGAGGTTTTAGCTTTGGAGTGCAGGAGGGCTCTATTAATCGGGGCGAGCGGGCTTGTTGGAAGCGAATTGCTAACGTTGTTGTTGGGATCAGATATATATAAACAAGTAACCATTTTAGTCCGGCGTCCGTTGCCTGTCCATCATGAAAAACTCCGGCAAGTAGTGATAGATTTCAATAAATTAGAATCATATGAACGGTATTTCCGCGTAGATGATGTGTTTTGCTGCCTTGGAACAACGCGGAAAAAAGCAAAAACGAGGCAGCAGTTTATCCAAGTGGACTATGAATATACGTTGCGCGCGGCGGTGCTGGCGGAAAAATGCCGTGTAAGAAGCTTTTTAACCGTTTCTGCTCTTGGGGCAAACCCGCGCTCTCTTTTCTTTTATTATCGAGTGAAAGGGGAAACCGAAGAGGCGCTGCAGAGACTTTCGATTCCGTCATTGCACATTTTCCGGCCTTCGCTTCTTCTTGGAAAACGGCGGGAATTTCGCTTTGGAGAAAAAGTGGCGGGCTGGCTACTAGGCTGTCTCCCGTTTTTATTTGTTGGAAAATGGGAAAAATACAAGCCAGTGGAAGCAAAACAGCTGGCCTTTGCCATGTTTTATGTTGCGACTTCTTGCCAAAACGGTACGCATATATATGAATCAGATCAAGTAGCCCGCATTTCCTAG
- the queE gene encoding 7-carboxy-7-deazaguanine synthase QueE, with protein MAKKIPVLEIFGPTIQGEGMVIGQKTMFVRTAGCDYSCRWCDSAFTWDGSAKEEIRQMTAEQIWERLCELGGDRFRHVTISGGNPVLIQALEELVLLLKNKGIRIAVETQGSRWQDWLYDIDDVTISPKPPSSGMETDFAVLDCIIDKLVSAGRAPHVSLKVVVFDDDDFDYAKMIHKRYPNISFYLQAGNDDIMEKDTAALREKLLAKLDWLVEKVAQSNELNDVRVLPQLHALLWGNKRGV; from the coding sequence ATGGCAAAAAAAATTCCCGTCCTTGAAATTTTCGGGCCGACGATTCAAGGAGAAGGCATGGTGATCGGGCAGAAAACGATGTTTGTCCGCACAGCCGGCTGCGACTATTCGTGCCGCTGGTGCGACTCTGCCTTTACATGGGACGGATCGGCAAAAGAAGAAATCCGGCAAATGACTGCCGAGCAAATTTGGGAACGCCTATGCGAACTTGGCGGCGACCGTTTCCGCCATGTTACGATATCGGGAGGGAATCCTGTTCTCATTCAAGCGCTTGAAGAGCTTGTATTATTATTAAAAAATAAAGGTATTCGCATTGCGGTCGAAACACAAGGAAGCCGCTGGCAAGATTGGCTATACGATATTGATGATGTCACGATTTCGCCAAAACCGCCAAGTTCCGGAATGGAGACGGATTTTGCAGTGCTTGATTGCATCATCGATAAGCTGGTCAGCGCGGGGCGGGCGCCCCATGTTAGCTTGAAAGTCGTCGTATTTGATGACGATGATTTTGACTATGCGAAAATGATTCACAAGCGTTACCCGAATATTTCGTTTTATTTGCAAGCCGGGAATGACGATATAATGGAGAAAGATACCGCGGCACTGCGTGAAAAATTGTTGGCGAAGCTGGACTGGCTGGTGGAAAAAGTGGCGCAATCAAACGAACTGAACGACGTGCGCGTTTTGCCGCAGCTGCACGCGCTGTTGTGGGGAAACAAGCGCGGCGTATAA
- a CDS encoding cell wall hydrolase, protein MKKIRKLMLASIFYGAFLLGGHAHAATTHTVKHGETLWNIAKRYGVPLKQLQKQNGKYTDVLSPGEKLVIPETTISASEKDLLARLVHAEAKGEPYAGKVAVATVVLNRVDHPDFPDTIREVIYERSGGHYAFTPVQNGTIYEPAGREAYHVVEEALAFRGLGNGSLYFYNPKTAKSNWLRSKQVTVVIGNHVFAK, encoded by the coding sequence ATGAAAAAAATAAGGAAGCTTATGCTAGCATCGATTTTTTACGGCGCATTTTTACTTGGAGGTCATGCTCATGCCGCCACAACTCATACAGTAAAACATGGAGAAACGCTTTGGAACATTGCCAAACGATACGGCGTTCCATTAAAACAGCTGCAAAAGCAAAATGGCAAGTACACCGATGTATTATCTCCTGGCGAAAAGTTAGTTATCCCTGAAACAACGATTTCTGCAAGCGAAAAAGATTTATTAGCCCGCCTCGTTCATGCGGAAGCAAAAGGCGAACCGTATGCGGGAAAGGTGGCCGTAGCAACCGTTGTATTAAATCGAGTGGATCACCCTGATTTTCCTGATACGATTCGCGAAGTGATTTATGAGCGCTCTGGCGGCCATTATGCGTTCACGCCGGTGCAAAACGGAACGATTTATGAACCGGCAGGCCGTGAAGCATATCATGTCGTTGAAGAAGCCCTTGCTTTTCGCGGTTTAGGAAATGGCTCATTATATTTCTATAATCCAAAAACGGCGAAAAGCAACTGGCTGCGTTCGAAACAAGTCACTGTAGTGATTGGAAACCACGTGTTTGCCAAGTAA
- the queF gene encoding preQ(1) synthase: protein MAGRKEEELKNLTLLGNQGTKYLFEYSPEVLEVFENKHPDRDYFVKFNCPEFTTLCPKTGQPDFATIYISYIPDKKCVESKSLKLYLFSFRNHGDFHEDCVNIIMNDLIKVMEPRYIEVWGKFTPRGGISIDPYCNWGRPGTKYEKMAEYRLMNHDLYPEKVDNR from the coding sequence ATGGCAGGAAGAAAAGAGGAAGAATTAAAAAATCTTACATTGCTCGGCAACCAAGGAACAAAATATTTGTTCGAATACAGCCCGGAAGTGTTGGAAGTGTTTGAGAATAAACATCCTGACCGCGATTATTTCGTGAAATTCAATTGCCCGGAGTTTACGACGTTATGTCCGAAAACTGGGCAACCGGACTTTGCGACGATTTACATCAGCTACATTCCTGATAAAAAATGTGTCGAGAGCAAGTCGCTAAAATTATATTTGTTCAGCTTTCGCAATCACGGAGATTTTCATGAGGACTGTGTCAATATTATTATGAATGATTTAATTAAAGTAATGGAGCCCCGTTACATTGAAGTGTGGGGAAAATTTACGCCGCGCGGCGGCATTTCGATTGACCCGTATTGCAATTGGGGACGTCCGGGGACGAAGTATGAGAAAATGGCGGAATACCGTTTAATGAACCATGATTTATATCCCGAAAAAGTGGATAACCGTTAA
- a CDS encoding DUF2187 family protein, with the protein MKKAKVGDIIEFKNGLRGIVEKVNENSVIVDLTYMENYRELDLQERTVVNHKNYKIIK; encoded by the coding sequence ATGAAAAAAGCAAAAGTTGGCGACATTATCGAATTTAAAAACGGATTGCGAGGAATCGTGGAAAAAGTCAATGAAAATTCTGTCATCGTTGATCTAACGTATATGGAAAATTACAGAGAGTTGGATTTGCAAGAACGAACTGTCGTCAATCATAAAAATTACAAAATTATTAAATAG
- the queC gene encoding 7-cyano-7-deazaguanine synthase QueC yields MKKEKAMVVFSGGQDSTTCLFWALKQFDEVEAVTFDYGQRHRLEIEVAASIAKELGIPHTVLDMSLLNQLAPNALTRSDIAIEQKEGQLPSTFVDGRNLLFLSFAAVLAKQKGARHLVTGVCETDFSGYPDCRDIFIKSLNVTLNLAMDYQFVIHTPLMWLTKAQTWKLADELGAFEFVRTKTLTCYNGIIADGCGECPACVLRRRGLEEYMKEKEGANQL; encoded by the coding sequence ATGAAAAAGGAAAAAGCGATGGTCGTTTTCAGCGGAGGGCAAGATAGCACGACCTGTTTATTTTGGGCGTTAAAACAATTTGATGAAGTAGAAGCGGTGACGTTTGACTATGGTCAGCGCCATCGTCTCGAAATTGAAGTGGCGGCTTCGATTGCGAAGGAACTCGGTATTCCTCATACCGTTTTGGATATGTCGCTGTTAAATCAATTGGCACCAAATGCACTTACGCGAAGCGATATCGCTATTGAGCAAAAAGAAGGGCAATTGCCATCGACGTTTGTAGATGGGCGAAATTTATTGTTTTTGTCGTTCGCAGCGGTACTCGCCAAGCAAAAAGGAGCACGCCATCTCGTAACGGGCGTGTGCGAAACAGATTTTAGCGGCTATCCGGATTGCCGGGATATATTTATCAAATCGCTAAATGTCACATTGAATTTAGCAATGGATTACCAATTTGTGATTCATACGCCATTAATGTGGCTTACGAAAGCACAGACGTGGAAACTTGCCGATGAACTTGGCGCTTTCGAGTTTGTGCGAACGAAGACGCTAACTTGTTATAACGGGATTATCGCCGACGGCTGTGGCGAGTGCCCGGCTTGTGTGTTGCGAAGACGGGGGCTTGAAGAGTATATGAAAGAAAAGGAAGGGGCAAATCAATTATGA
- the queD gene encoding 6-carboxytetrahydropterin synthase QueD, translated as MIHQLYPQVFHNYRYELNKDMHIAAAHFIPHEKAGKCANMHGHIYTVNITVAGDELDDAGFLVNFQELKELIHGKLDHTLMNEHQDWFNDQNSNDFPTSEVIARKIYETVQAHLDTLPHKPKCLQVFVRETPTSYVVYRPKAGK; from the coding sequence ATGATACACCAGCTTTATCCGCAAGTATTTCACAATTACCGATACGAATTAAATAAAGATATGCATATTGCGGCAGCTCACTTTATTCCTCACGAGAAAGCGGGAAAATGCGCGAACATGCATGGCCATATATATACCGTGAACATTACGGTGGCGGGCGATGAACTGGACGATGCGGGGTTTTTAGTGAATTTTCAAGAGTTGAAAGAGCTTATCCATGGCAAACTGGATCATACGTTAATGAACGAACATCAAGATTGGTTCAATGATCAAAATAGCAACGATTTTCCGACAAGCGAAGTCATCGCCCGCAAAATTTATGAAACGGTGCAAGCGCATTTGGATACATTGCCGCACAAGCCAAAATGTTTGCAAGTGTTCGTGCGCGAAACGCCGACAAGCTACGTTGTTTATCGGCCGAAAGCGGGGAAATGA